Proteins encoded together in one Chitinophaga sp. LS1 window:
- a CDS encoding GH3 auxin-responsive promoter family protein yields MKLKSLLAKPFASIVANRIRKEMQRAVEDQEAILEELIKTGRKTEFGKDHHFDNIHSYNDFRQAVPIRDYEQFKPYINKIKEGKQNILWKGLPIYLAKTSGTTSGVKYIPITKDSISNHIDTARNALLNYMAETGHTDFADGKLIFLSGSPVLERVGGTPYGRLSGIVNHHVPRYLRTNQLPTYETNCIEDWETKLDKIVDETINQDMTLISGIPPWMQMYFDRLIERSGKPVGELFKNLNVLVYGGVNFEPYRAKLMASVGRPINTIETFPASEGFFAFQDTQEHKGLLLNTNSGIFYEFIPANEIFNEHPTRLSLKEVEVGVNYALVVSTNAGLWGYNIGDTVKFVSTNPYRLLVTGRIKHFISAFGEHVIGEEVEHSLMTAAKEDNLQITEFTVAPMVSPEAGELPYHEWFVEFENPPADINAFAKRVDDNLRKKNIYYDDLLTGNILQALKIRTVKKQGFIDYMKSVGKLGGQNKVPRLSNDRTLADELMNYLA; encoded by the coding sequence ATGAAGCTTAAATCACTGCTTGCCAAACCATTTGCTTCCATTGTAGCCAACAGGATCAGGAAGGAGATGCAGAGGGCGGTAGAAGACCAGGAAGCTATCCTGGAGGAGTTGATTAAAACAGGCAGGAAGACCGAATTTGGAAAAGACCACCACTTTGACAATATCCATTCCTATAATGATTTCAGACAGGCAGTGCCTATCAGAGACTATGAACAGTTCAAGCCTTATATAAATAAAATTAAAGAAGGCAAACAGAACATACTCTGGAAAGGCTTGCCCATTTACCTTGCCAAAACATCTGGTACCACCAGTGGGGTAAAGTATATTCCAATCACCAAGGATTCTATCTCTAATCATATTGATACAGCCAGGAATGCGCTGCTTAACTACATGGCAGAAACCGGGCACACTGACTTTGCCGATGGTAAACTCATTTTCCTCTCCGGCTCTCCCGTGCTGGAAAGGGTGGGAGGTACTCCTTATGGCCGCCTCAGTGGTATCGTGAACCACCACGTCCCCCGCTACCTGCGTACCAATCAGCTGCCCACTTACGAAACAAACTGTATCGAAGACTGGGAAACCAAGCTGGATAAAATAGTAGACGAAACCATTAATCAGGATATGACCCTCATCTCTGGTATTCCACCATGGATGCAGATGTACTTTGACAGATTGATAGAGCGTAGTGGAAAGCCTGTGGGTGAACTGTTCAAAAACCTCAATGTACTCGTATATGGTGGTGTGAACTTTGAACCTTACCGTGCAAAACTCATGGCATCTGTGGGTCGTCCGATCAATACCATCGAGACTTTCCCGGCATCCGAAGGATTCTTCGCCTTCCAGGATACACAGGAGCACAAAGGTCTTTTGCTCAATACCAACTCTGGTATATTCTACGAATTCATACCTGCTAATGAGATCTTCAACGAGCATCCTACCCGTCTTTCCCTGAAAGAGGTGGAAGTAGGTGTCAACTACGCCCTCGTAGTCAGCACTAACGCAGGTCTCTGGGGATATAACATTGGCGATACAGTGAAGTTTGTATCCACCAATCCTTATCGTTTGCTGGTAACCGGTCGTATTAAACATTTCATTTCCGCTTTCGGTGAACACGTGATTGGCGAAGAAGTTGAGCACAGCCTGATGACAGCAGCGAAGGAAGATAATTTACAGATCACGGAGTTTACCGTAGCACCTATGGTAAGTCCTGAAGCTGGCGAACTACCTTACCATGAATGGTTTGTGGAGTTCGAAAACCCGCCTGCAGACATCAACGCCTTTGCAAAAAGAGTGGATGACAATCTTCGTAAAAAGAATATTTATTACGACGACCTGCTCACCGGCAACATTCTGCAAGCATTAAAGATCAGAACAGTAAAAAAACAGGGTTTTATAGATTATATGAAGTCTGTGGGCAAACTGGGTGGTCAGAACAAGGTGCCCAGACTGAGCAATGACAGAACATTAGCGGACGAGCTGATGAATTATCTGGCATAA
- a CDS encoding ATP-binding protein has product MSLNIKPKEVTAIINSLLGGVVPKIGVQHITVGRSAEVDAFLHALEDVKNGHSIVKFWIGDFGSGKSFMMHLLNTVALKQKFVVTNADFTPDNRLYANDGKAVVLYSAIMDNIAIQTKPEGGALPTLLDKWIEQIMINTAQENGISPTEIRNEQYIELIQRNILKTVNEVTEVGGFDFAHVIMKYYEGFIRHDEQLRRNALKWLKGEYKTKVEARQELGVREIINDLNYYDMLKNFTKLFVSIGYSGFMINLDEAINLYKISTSAMREKNYEKILSIYNDCFQGKVSNLFINFAGTAEFLENPRRGLFSYQALKSRLETNKFENQLVRDFAQPVIRLMPLNNNEIFVLLKKLKAVFELNYNITMDVSDEDVRLFMEELYNKPGANEFLTPREVIRDFLNVLSIIRQNPNINKQQLFGDIQVKDERPNETLLADIEEL; this is encoded by the coding sequence ATGTCATTGAATATTAAGCCCAAAGAAGTAACTGCAATCATTAATTCCTTATTAGGTGGTGTAGTCCCAAAGATTGGTGTACAACATATCACCGTAGGTCGTTCAGCAGAAGTAGATGCTTTCCTGCATGCGCTGGAAGATGTGAAAAATGGCCACAGCATTGTGAAATTCTGGATAGGTGATTTTGGATCGGGTAAGTCTTTTATGATGCACCTGCTGAATACCGTTGCCCTGAAACAGAAATTCGTTGTGACAAATGCGGACTTTACACCTGATAACCGTCTATATGCAAATGATGGAAAAGCAGTCGTATTGTATTCAGCTATCATGGATAACATCGCTATCCAGACGAAGCCTGAAGGCGGTGCATTGCCTACCTTATTGGATAAATGGATCGAGCAGATCATGATCAATACTGCGCAGGAAAATGGAATATCTCCTACTGAAATCCGCAATGAACAATATATAGAACTGATTCAGCGGAATATTCTGAAGACGGTGAATGAAGTCACAGAAGTAGGTGGATTTGATTTTGCGCATGTGATCATGAAATACTATGAGGGCTTTATCAGGCATGATGAGCAGCTGAGAAGAAATGCATTGAAATGGCTGAAAGGAGAATATAAAACAAAGGTTGAAGCAAGGCAGGAATTAGGTGTTCGGGAGATTATCAATGACCTGAACTATTATGATATGCTGAAGAATTTCACGAAGCTGTTTGTAAGTATCGGGTATAGTGGTTTTATGATCAATCTGGATGAGGCGATCAATTTGTACAAGATATCCACCTCCGCGATGCGTGAAAAGAATTATGAAAAAATCCTCTCTATCTATAATGATTGTTTCCAGGGTAAGGTGAGTAACCTGTTTATCAACTTTGCCGGTACGGCTGAGTTCCTGGAGAATCCAAGAAGAGGGTTGTTCAGTTATCAGGCGTTAAAATCAAGACTGGAAACCAATAAATTTGAAAACCAGTTGGTGCGCGATTTTGCGCAGCCGGTAATCAGGTTGATGCCGCTGAATAATAATGAAATCTTTGTATTGCTCAAGAAGTTGAAGGCGGTCTTTGAATTGAATTATAACATTACGATGGATGTGAGTGATGAGGATGTTCGGTTGTTTATGGAAGAGTTATATAATAAGCCGGGTGCGAATGAGTTCCTGACACCACGTGAAGTGATTCGCGATTTTCTGAATGTATTGAGCATTATCCGTCAGAATCCGAATATTAACAAGCAACAGTTGTTTGGAGATATACAGGTGAAGGATGAAAGACCAAATGAAACCTTATTAGCTGATATAGAAGAATTATAA
- a CDS encoding 1-deoxy-D-xylulose-5-phosphate reductoisomerase: protein MSKKNIAIFGSTGSIGIQALEVIEAHPDKFSVEVLTAGVNADLLIEQALKFRPNAVVIADESKYESVKEVLFDKGIKVFAGAKAMVEVAAWSSIDMMLAAIMGFAGLAPTLAAIEQGTPIALANKETLVVAGDIVMGAARKRNVPVIPVDSEHSAIFQCMMGESSAKVEKMILTASGGPFLGKKTNFLINVKKDHALQHPNWRMGPKITIDSATLMNKGLEMIEARWLFNIDPDRIEVVIHPQSIIHSLVQFVDGSMKAQMGLPDMKLPIQFALGYPTRLENDFPRFSFRNYSNLTFEQPDTKTFRNLGIAIEAMLKGGNAACVMNAANEEVVHAFLKNRIGFLQMTDVIEEIMGKVPFIEKPTLHDYYESDLAAREHANNMINAIII from the coding sequence ATGAGTAAGAAAAATATAGCCATTTTTGGCTCCACAGGATCAATTGGCATCCAGGCGCTGGAGGTAATAGAGGCGCATCCTGATAAGTTCAGTGTCGAAGTGTTGACCGCTGGTGTCAATGCAGATCTGCTCATAGAACAGGCCCTCAAATTCAGACCTAATGCAGTAGTGATCGCTGATGAATCAAAATACGAAAGCGTAAAGGAAGTACTCTTTGACAAAGGCATCAAGGTATTTGCCGGTGCCAAAGCTATGGTAGAAGTGGCTGCCTGGAGCTCGATCGATATGATGCTGGCTGCCATCATGGGCTTTGCCGGCCTGGCGCCAACTCTGGCTGCCATTGAACAAGGTACCCCCATCGCCCTGGCGAACAAGGAAACCCTTGTCGTAGCCGGTGATATCGTAATGGGTGCTGCCAGAAAAAGGAATGTACCCGTAATACCGGTAGATTCTGAGCACTCAGCAATCTTCCAGTGTATGATGGGCGAGTCTTCGGCCAAAGTGGAAAAGATGATCCTCACCGCTTCAGGTGGTCCTTTCCTGGGTAAAAAAACTAACTTCCTCATCAATGTGAAAAAGGACCATGCCCTCCAGCATCCAAACTGGCGCATGGGACCCAAAATCACTATTGATAGTGCAACCCTCATGAACAAAGGGCTGGAAATGATCGAGGCGCGCTGGCTCTTCAACATTGATCCTGACAGGATCGAGGTGGTGATCCATCCGCAATCCATCATTCACTCCCTGGTACAGTTTGTAGATGGTAGCATGAAAGCCCAGATGGGTCTGCCTGATATGAAACTGCCTATCCAGTTTGCATTGGGGTATCCTACAAGATTGGAAAATGACTTCCCCCGTTTCTCATTCAGGAACTATTCCAACCTCACATTCGAACAACCTGATACCAAGACCTTCCGTAACCTGGGTATCGCTATCGAGGCAATGCTGAAGGGTGGTAATGCCGCGTGTGTGATGAATGCGGCAAACGAAGAGGTGGTACATGCGTTCCTGAAGAACCGTATCGGCTTCCTGCAGATGACAGATGTCATAGAAGAAATCATGGGCAAGGTGCCATTCATCGAAAAGCCAACCCTGCATGATTACTATGAAAGTGACCTGGCAGCAAGGGAACACGCGAATAATATGATCAACGCTATCATAATTTAA
- a CDS encoding RNA polymerase sigma factor, whose protein sequence is MDNSTFSRIYNEYISMVYNLVLHYVSCHEDAQDITQDVFIKIYKNYQSHNPEIASLKTWIYRITVNQCLDFLRSRKAKKRLGFIISLVGNESAKPLNEAIHSVHPGIAAEDKDELQQLLSLVNKLPDKQKTALILARIEDKPQQEVAEIMNISVKAVESLLQRARQNLEKKLKKGEGSK, encoded by the coding sequence ATGGATAACAGTACTTTCAGCCGGATATATAATGAATATATTAGCATGGTTTACAACCTGGTTCTTCATTATGTATCCTGTCATGAAGATGCACAGGATATTACACAGGATGTTTTTATTAAGATCTACAAAAATTATCAGTCGCATAACCCGGAGATTGCCAGCCTGAAAACATGGATATACCGCATCACCGTTAACCAGTGTCTTGATTTTCTCCGCAGCCGTAAAGCCAAAAAACGATTGGGATTTATCATTTCTCTTGTAGGCAACGAATCAGCTAAACCATTGAATGAGGCGATCCATTCCGTACATCCTGGCATAGCAGCGGAAGACAAAGATGAATTGCAACAACTTTTAAGCCTGGTGAACAAACTGCCCGACAAACAGAAGACTGCATTGATCCTTGCCCGTATTGAGGACAAGCCGCAGCAGGAAGTGGCCGAAATTATGAATATAAGTGTAAAAGCCGTGGAGTCGCTGCTTCAACGTGCCAGGCAAAACCTTGAAAAAAAGTTGAAGAAGGGAGAAGGATCAAAATGA
- a CDS encoding DEAD/DEAH box helicase, translated as MYELLSEPIRRYVREQGWESLRPIQSASIQKVLQSEDNLILASRTASGKTEAAFLPILSKVNFNERGVQVLYISPLIALINDQFFRVEELCKHLDVPVTKWHGEANRTLKEKLVNDPGGIVLITPESIEAMLVNAAYKAKALFSNLKFIVIDEIHAFLGTDRGKQLQSLLFRIRELNAGNVRVIGLSATIGSYEQAKEMAGPENTTKILRDTTSKEIETEFRYFKQEGAELPLALIKDLYLNVCNNKVLIFPNARGLAEEVAVKLHKISQKVGGHPYYFSHHSSVHKELREYIEEFARNNVRFPFTIACTSTLELGIDIGSVDKVVQIDATHSIASLIQRIGRSGRRGNETSKLSLYATDPWSLLQSVACMTLFEGEGFVEPIEYTEKPYDILLHQALALVRQLSECTQEELVHRLSINTAFKYITVDEIKEILLHLIQTDLLEFIGGKLIIAIEGEKIVNTKDFYSVFQTDTLLKVRCQDKPIGEVPFSPQIVVNNNMLLAARIWKIVDVDLPAKRITVVPAMDGKKPLFSGSGADIHPKIREQMLRLLVREEKMPNLSDDAKEAIRQLKLDFELYTIENLETDRPLKVQIKEMYWYSFQGTKTNRSLAFLFDAANIKNNLREDESMFEFKAGDFELIIQKAMKAYDQLASVLESAVQNEPLMLAFSKFGSYLPLKYQVQLVRDKRFNFESAMDFLSSVHISQTHTLPES; from the coding sequence GTGTACGAACTATTATCAGAACCGATTCGGCGGTATGTAAGAGAGCAGGGGTGGGAGAGTTTACGTCCCATTCAATCCGCTTCTATTCAGAAAGTATTACAATCTGAAGATAACCTGATTCTTGCTTCCCGTACCGCTTCTGGAAAAACTGAAGCTGCTTTTTTGCCTATTCTTTCCAAGGTGAATTTTAATGAACGGGGAGTGCAGGTATTGTATATTTCTCCTTTAATAGCGTTGATAAACGATCAGTTTTTCCGTGTAGAAGAGCTATGCAAACATCTCGATGTACCAGTGACCAAGTGGCATGGAGAAGCAAATCGCACATTGAAAGAAAAGCTGGTAAATGATCCGGGGGGAATTGTGTTAATAACTCCTGAGTCGATAGAGGCGATGTTGGTGAATGCGGCTTATAAGGCCAAGGCGTTATTCAGTAATCTGAAGTTTATTGTGATTGATGAGATACATGCTTTCTTAGGAACGGATCGGGGAAAACAATTGCAGTCACTGCTTTTTCGGATACGTGAATTAAATGCCGGCAATGTCCGTGTAATTGGCTTGTCCGCTACCATTGGCAGCTATGAACAGGCAAAGGAGATGGCAGGTCCTGAAAATACAACGAAGATCTTACGTGATACCACAAGTAAGGAAATAGAAACGGAATTCAGATATTTCAAACAGGAGGGAGCAGAATTACCACTCGCTTTAATCAAAGATCTGTATCTGAATGTATGCAATAATAAAGTGCTCATATTCCCCAATGCGAGAGGTCTGGCAGAAGAAGTCGCTGTAAAACTGCATAAGATATCACAAAAAGTAGGAGGGCACCCTTATTACTTTTCGCATCATTCCTCCGTTCATAAAGAGTTGCGCGAATACATCGAAGAATTCGCCAGGAACAATGTTCGTTTTCCATTTACTATAGCCTGTACCTCTACCCTGGAATTAGGTATCGACATTGGCTCTGTAGATAAAGTAGTACAAATAGATGCTACGCATTCAATCGCCAGCCTGATTCAACGAATCGGACGAAGTGGTAGAAGAGGAAATGAAACAAGTAAATTGTCATTGTATGCCACTGATCCGTGGAGCCTGTTACAGTCAGTTGCCTGCATGACTTTATTTGAAGGGGAAGGGTTTGTAGAACCAATTGAATATACTGAAAAGCCTTATGATATCTTACTACATCAGGCATTGGCTTTAGTTCGTCAGCTTTCGGAATGTACACAGGAAGAACTGGTGCATAGATTATCCATCAATACAGCATTTAAATACATAACAGTCGATGAGATCAAGGAAATATTACTCCATCTGATCCAAACAGATCTGCTTGAATTTATAGGCGGTAAGCTGATCATAGCGATAGAAGGGGAGAAGATCGTCAATACTAAAGACTTTTATAGCGTATTCCAAACTGATACTTTGTTGAAAGTCCGGTGTCAGGATAAGCCTATAGGAGAAGTCCCCTTTTCTCCCCAGATCGTAGTTAATAACAATATGCTGTTGGCAGCCAGAATCTGGAAAATAGTAGATGTAGATCTGCCCGCAAAGCGAATAACCGTGGTTCCTGCGATGGATGGTAAGAAGCCTTTATTCTCCGGTTCTGGTGCTGATATTCATCCCAAAATCCGCGAACAGATGCTGCGCTTGCTGGTGAGGGAAGAAAAGATGCCAAACCTTAGTGACGATGCAAAAGAAGCAATTCGTCAATTAAAATTGGATTTTGAATTATATACAATTGAAAATCTGGAAACGGATCGCCCTTTGAAAGTACAGATCAAGGAGATGTACTGGTATTCTTTTCAGGGCACCAAAACCAATCGTAGCCTGGCTTTTCTGTTTGACGCCGCTAATATTAAAAACAATTTGAGGGAAGATGAAAGCATGTTCGAATTTAAGGCCGGTGACTTTGAATTAATCATTCAAAAAGCAATGAAGGCTTATGACCAACTTGCATCTGTTTTGGAGAGCGCTGTTCAGAATGAGCCCCTCATGCTTGCATTTTCAAAATTCGGTAGCTATCTCCCACTCAAATACCAGGTGCAATTAGTAAGAGATAAACGCTTCAACTTCGAATCCGCCATGGATTTCTTATCCTCCGTTCACATCTCCCAAACTCACACCCTCCCCGAATCCTGA
- a CDS encoding tellurite resistance TerB C-terminal domain-containing protein, giving the protein MANYQNPDKDVIDVSNMVNPADLRIPTQSNLPGPEQEPEYLEDIKLGKKYETRLNLSPDEIKWLNTFYCFRNAFNSIEGCEIAIVKLFLLTVKALNKRLKKEESSLEQEITRIREKSLQSPEYFIGYDNMYIQQAAEAEAFYTIYKKAEAIVRTAWGHKRKISSEYTSYSTPAKDQFNSKLGPLVDEIVAYLQPTIGETDEQIELELNAATTTRWKDRMNEITAAYSKDKTVEELYRLGTQNLRNPARENIYYEAARFLAPYDKPETLKFYLHYIYHDLKSPKFDQKELNKSIQKKLFSDESQLAEFLTIVNGLINDQNLVRALIQVDKICQPKRRRIELDHEQIQMVTEAHSITVETLNGYLQEEEVIFIPEPEKEPLPESATPLSPLQVEFLKLFPDDYQVSASDVEAFALGKGLFKNQLLDSINETCYEVLDDVLIEEDDDQYTINVNYYTQILS; this is encoded by the coding sequence ATGGCGAACTATCAAAATCCCGATAAGGATGTGATCGATGTATCAAACATGGTCAATCCCGCGGATCTTCGAATCCCGACCCAGAGCAACCTACCCGGACCGGAACAAGAACCGGAATACCTGGAAGACATCAAGCTGGGCAAAAAATACGAAACACGACTGAACCTCAGCCCGGACGAAATTAAATGGCTCAATACATTCTATTGCTTTCGCAACGCCTTTAACAGCATTGAAGGCTGTGAAATCGCCATCGTCAAGCTTTTCCTGCTCACCGTAAAGGCACTCAATAAACGCCTGAAAAAGGAAGAAAGCAGCCTGGAACAGGAAATCACCCGTATCCGGGAAAAATCGTTACAATCTCCCGAATACTTCATCGGATACGATAATATGTATATCCAGCAGGCAGCCGAGGCAGAAGCGTTTTATACCATCTATAAAAAGGCAGAAGCCATTGTAAGAACCGCCTGGGGACATAAACGTAAAATCTCCTCTGAGTATACCAGCTACAGCACCCCAGCCAAAGACCAGTTTAACAGTAAATTAGGTCCTCTGGTAGACGAAATCGTGGCCTACCTGCAGCCTACTATCGGGGAAACGGACGAGCAGATAGAACTGGAGCTAAACGCCGCCACCACCACCCGTTGGAAAGACAGAATGAATGAGATCACCGCTGCTTATTCAAAGGATAAAACAGTAGAAGAACTCTACCGCCTGGGAACACAGAACCTGCGCAATCCCGCCAGGGAAAACATCTACTACGAAGCTGCCCGGTTCCTGGCCCCATACGACAAACCAGAAACGCTTAAATTTTACCTCCATTATATTTACCACGACCTCAAGTCGCCCAAATTTGATCAGAAAGAGCTAAATAAATCCATCCAGAAAAAGCTCTTTTCAGATGAATCCCAATTGGCCGAATTCCTGACCATCGTCAATGGTTTGATCAATGACCAGAACCTGGTAAGGGCATTGATCCAGGTAGACAAGATCTGCCAGCCCAAACGACGCAGAATTGAGCTGGATCACGAGCAGATCCAGATGGTCACCGAAGCCCACAGTATTACTGTCGAAACTTTAAATGGCTACCTGCAGGAGGAAGAGGTCATCTTCATTCCCGAACCGGAGAAGGAACCATTACCCGAGTCAGCAACCCCTTTAAGCCCGCTACAGGTCGAGTTCTTAAAACTCTTTCCTGATGACTACCAGGTGAGCGCAAGTGATGTAGAAGCATTTGCACTGGGCAAAGGTCTGTTCAAAAACCAGTTGCTCGACAGTATCAACGAAACCTGCTACGAAGTACTGGATGATGTGCTCATCGAAGAAGATGACGATCAATATACTATCAATGTTAATTATTATACACAAATACTCTCCTAA
- a CDS encoding SCO family protein, whose product MFRIVFLKGSLLLLLTIISSCSRRNESAGVPYYNTPDFTPQFFSLASEADQKINHSIAPFAFTDQHGKKITEKDIEGKIHIANFIFTSCGSICPLMTRHLKLVQSAFLDNPDVVILSYSVTPWIDSIGRLKEFADNQGIHSNNWHLLTGDKGEIYTLARKSYFAEEDLGFTRDSTEFLHTEHIILVDKKKRIRGIYNGTLQLDIEQMIKDINCLLKSGPQK is encoded by the coding sequence ATGTTTCGGATAGTGTTTTTAAAAGGTAGCCTGTTGCTTTTGCTGACAATTATTTCGTCTTGCAGCCGCAGGAATGAATCAGCTGGGGTGCCTTATTACAATACACCTGACTTTACACCCCAGTTCTTTTCTTTAGCAAGTGAAGCGGACCAAAAGATCAATCACAGCATTGCTCCGTTCGCCTTCACCGACCAACATGGGAAAAAGATAACAGAAAAGGATATTGAAGGAAAGATCCATATAGCCAATTTTATTTTTACAAGCTGTGGCAGCATCTGCCCGTTAATGACCAGGCATCTGAAACTTGTTCAGTCAGCCTTCCTGGACAATCCGGATGTTGTTATTTTATCCTACAGTGTAACCCCCTGGATAGACAGTATAGGCCGGTTAAAAGAATTTGCAGACAACCAGGGGATACATTCAAACAATTGGCACCTTCTAACCGGTGATAAAGGAGAAATATACACCTTAGCAAGGAAGTCTTACTTTGCCGAAGAAGACCTTGGATTTACTAGAGACAGCACTGAGTTTTTACACACTGAACATATCATACTGGTTGACAAAAAAAAGCGGATAAGAGGTATTTACAATGGTACCCTTCAATTAGATATAGAGCAGATGATTAAAGACATAAACTGCTTATTAAAAAGCGGACCACAAAAATAA
- a CDS encoding YHYH protein, whose protein sequence is MKSTNTFALIGAFFLFMSFACSKKDSDSSSDSNTVPDVYKNIYGATSITSDGTYIIIKTTGTPDHKSIYYPITSSLYENFSGTTWSDYSFEKNPNSIISQNYTFKIPVNPKEASSHSATPLGPIGVSVNGVPFYNQYAGPSEPLTQTEAKSFDQYWGHPAQSGDYHYHVEPKYLTQVKLSRSSLLGFLLDGFPVYGPEENGSAVSESSLDAYHGHTAATAEYPNGIYHYHVTNTDPYINGSGFYGTPGTASK, encoded by the coding sequence ATGAAATCAACAAACACATTTGCACTTATTGGTGCATTCTTTTTATTTATGTCATTTGCCTGTTCCAAAAAAGATAGCGACAGCAGTAGCGACAGCAATACTGTTCCTGACGTGTATAAAAACATTTATGGTGCCACCAGTATCACTTCTGACGGTACATATATTATCATTAAAACCACCGGTACTCCCGATCATAAAAGTATTTATTACCCTATCACTAGCAGCCTGTATGAAAATTTTTCCGGAACCACCTGGAGTGATTATTCATTTGAAAAAAATCCCAATAGCATAATTTCCCAAAATTATACATTTAAAATTCCAGTTAATCCGAAAGAAGCCTCTTCCCATTCAGCAACACCGTTGGGCCCGATAGGAGTTTCAGTAAATGGTGTTCCGTTTTACAATCAATATGCGGGGCCCAGTGAGCCGCTTACCCAGACAGAAGCAAAAAGTTTTGACCAGTATTGGGGACATCCTGCACAGAGTGGTGATTATCATTATCATGTTGAACCAAAATATTTAACGCAGGTAAAATTATCCCGCTCCTCGTTATTAGGCTTTTTACTTGACGGTTTTCCGGTTTATGGCCCCGAAGAAAACGGAAGCGCCGTTTCAGAATCGTCGTTAGATGCCTATCATGGACATACAGCGGCTACGGCTGAATACCCCAATGGAATTTATCATTATCACGTAACCAATACAGATCCTTATATAAATGGCAGCGGATTTTATGGCACACCTGGCACGGCTTCAAAATAA
- the rseP gene encoding RIP metalloprotease RseP has translation MTTQEILVKAAQLILSLSILVVLHELGHFIPAKLFKTRVEKFYLFFDPWFSLFKFRKGETEYGIGWLPLGGYVKISGMVDESMDREQLAKPPEPWEFRSKKAWQRLIIMIGGVTVNLLLGFLIYSMMLWHWGETYLPTANTTYGIAADSLAQTIGLRDGDMIVSVANEPVENFKAIPGKIVLREAKTIQISRDGQKIDIAIPEGFVGKMIKHKNSLMDVRVPFLVDTVAANTPADSAGIRKGDQILTLNGQPAYYYHEYKKEIVKDVNKTVPLQVLRGGDTVNLTVRVPEKAVLGLNVNIEKMFTFSIKHFTFFEAIPAGFDKCINTLVGYVQQLRLIFVSKEVKASESLGGFMTIAKLFPGEWDWMSFWEMTALLSIILAFMNILPIPALDGGHVLFLIYEMVTGRKPSEKFLEYAQIVGMVILFGLLLYANGLDIYRSIFGK, from the coding sequence ATGACAACACAAGAAATATTGGTTAAAGCCGCGCAGTTGATACTGTCACTATCTATACTGGTAGTATTGCATGAGCTCGGACATTTTATCCCTGCAAAACTGTTTAAGACGCGCGTAGAGAAATTTTATCTCTTTTTTGACCCCTGGTTTTCATTATTCAAATTCAGGAAAGGTGAGACGGAGTATGGTATAGGCTGGTTGCCATTGGGGGGGTATGTTAAGATCTCCGGAATGGTAGATGAAAGCATGGATCGCGAACAGTTGGCCAAGCCACCGGAGCCATGGGAATTCCGTTCCAAAAAAGCATGGCAGCGCCTCATTATCATGATTGGTGGTGTGACGGTGAACCTGCTATTAGGTTTCCTCATCTATTCCATGATGTTATGGCATTGGGGTGAAACCTACCTGCCTACAGCAAACACCACTTACGGTATTGCTGCCGATTCACTGGCACAGACGATTGGACTGAGAGATGGAGATATGATCGTGAGTGTAGCCAATGAACCTGTGGAAAACTTCAAAGCGATTCCTGGTAAGATTGTACTGCGTGAAGCAAAAACTATCCAGATCTCCCGCGATGGACAGAAAATAGATATCGCCATTCCGGAAGGATTTGTGGGTAAGATGATCAAGCATAAGAATTCTCTCATGGATGTGAGAGTGCCTTTCCTGGTAGATACAGTAGCTGCCAATACACCGGCAGATAGTGCTGGTATCCGTAAGGGCGATCAGATCCTGACATTGAACGGACAGCCTGCTTATTATTATCATGAGTACAAAAAGGAAATAGTAAAAGATGTAAATAAAACCGTACCACTGCAGGTATTGCGTGGTGGAGATACGGTGAACTTAACGGTGCGTGTACCTGAAAAAGCGGTGTTAGGTTTGAATGTGAATATCGAGAAGATGTTTACCTTCTCAATCAAACATTTTACATTCTTTGAAGCGATTCCGGCTGGTTTTGATAAGTGTATCAATACGCTGGTGGGTTATGTGCAGCAGTTGCGTTTGATTTTTGTGTCTAAAGAAGTAAAGGCGAGTGAGTCTTTGGGTGGTTTTATGACGATAGCGAAGTTGTTTCCTGGAGAGTGGGATTGGATGTCATTTTGGGAGATGACGGCGTTGTTGTCTATCATATTGGCGTTTATGAACATTCTGCCGATTCCTGCGTTAGATGGGGGGCATGTGTTATTCCTGATTTATGAGATGGTAACAGGTAGAAAGCCGAGTGAGAAATTCCTGGAGTATGCACAGATCGTGGGGATGGTAATATTGTTTGGGTTGCTGTTGTATGCGAATGGGTTAGATATTTACAGAAGTATATTTGGGAAGTAA